One window from the genome of Carassius carassius chromosome 15, fCarCar2.1, whole genome shotgun sequence encodes:
- the usp5 gene encoding ubiquitin carboxyl-terminal hydrolase 5 isoform X1 codes for MTEVSEILMSVLSTIRVPRPGDRVHKDECAFSFSSPESEGGLYVCMNSFLGFGSKYVERHYAKTGQRAYLHITRTLKTQKEDENNSGSGDPPKKKPTRLAIGIEGGFDVEQEQYEEEVKVVLFPDQQEVTSEDLASMPDVVRERVSLSMAGLQAADSVSHTLQVQQWDGEVRQESKHAADLKQLDNGVKIPPSGWKCEVCDLQENLWMNLTDGKIFCGRRYFDGSGGNNHALLYYQQSGYPLAVKLGTITPDGADVYSYDEDDMVLDPKLPEHLSHFGIDMMTMEKTERTMTELEIAVNQRVGEWEVIQESGTTLRPLWGPGLTGMKNLGNSCYLNSVMQVLFTIPDFQTKYVSNIEKIFNEAPSDPTQDFKTQVAKLGYGLLSGEYCKPAPDPGDDPSTSTEPRGDQVGIAPRMFKALVGRGHPEFSTNRQQDAQEFLLHFINMVERNCRSGMNPSEAFRFLVEEKIVCQQSQKAKYTQRVDYMVQLPVPMDQATNMEELQEAERCREEAESSGAPPPAAPRAQIPFAVCLAALSEPETLTDFWSSAVQAKTTATKITRFASFPDHLVIQIKKFTFGLDWVPKKLDVSIDVPDTLDLSSLRAMGQQPGEELLPEVAPPPLMTPDVEVKGILGSHGNEEDDSLYSPLLSPVLDDSTVSQLCEMGFPLEACRKAVYYTGNTGIDAAMNWVMGHMEDPDFSAPLVYPGSSSAPGTTPTESLPEEHLATIISMGFSRDHATRALRATNNVLERAVDWIFSHLDDLESMDVSEGGRSEGGSEASREPPPGPRVRDGPGKYELFAFISHMGTSTMCGHYVCHIKKDQQWVIFNDQKVCASEKPPKDLGYLYFYRRVVE; via the exons ATGACGGAGGTTAGCGAGATATTGATGTCGGTTCTGTCTACGATTCGGGTTCCGAGGCCCGGAGATCGTGTTCACAAAGACGAGTGCGCCTTCTCATTCTCCAGCCCG GAGAGTGAGGGAGGCTTGTATGTCTGCATGAACAGCTTTCTCGGCTTTGGAAGCAAGTATGTCGAAAGGCACTACGCCAAAACCGGTCAGAGAGCTTACCTGCACATCACCCGGACCCTGAAAACACAG AAGGAGGATGAAAACAATTCTGGATCAGGTGACCCTCCGAAAAAGAAGCCCACAAGACTAGCCATTG GGATCGAGGGAGGGTTTGATGTTGAGCAGGAGCAGTATGAGGAAGAGGTCAAGGTGGTTCTGTTCCCAGaccaacaggaagtgacatcagaaGATCTAGCCTCCATGCCAGATGTTGTTCGGGAACGG GTGTCTCTGTCGATGGCGGGGCTGCAGGCAGCAGACTCAGTGTCCCACACTTTGCAGGTGCAGCAGTGGGACGGAGAAGTGCGACAGGAGTCAAAACACGCAGCTGACCTTAAACAACTCGACAATGGGGTCAAAATCCCTCCGAG tggcTGGAAGTGTGAGGTCTGTGACCTACAGGAAAACCTGTGGATGAATCTGACAGACGGAAAGATTTTTTGTGGGCGGAGATATTTTGATGGCTCAGGGGGGAATAACCATGCCCTCCTGTACTACCAGCAGAGTGGATACCCATTGGCTGTCAAACTCGGCACAATAACACCTGACGGAGCAG ATGTCTATTCATATGACGAAGATGATATGGTTTTAGACCCTAAGCTTCCAGAACACCTTTCTCACTTTGGCATTGATATGATGACTATGGAAAAG ACGGAGAGAACCATGACTGAGCTGGAGATCGCAGTGAACCAGCGTGTGGGAGAGTGGGAGGTGATTCAGGAGTCAGGTACCACTCTGAGGCCCCTGTGGGGCCCGGGGCTCACCGGGATGAAGAACCTGGGAAACAGCTGCTACCTCAACTCCGTCATGCAAGTGCTCTTCACCATCCCAGACTTCCAGACCAA ATACGTTTCCAACATTGAAAAGATCTTTAATGAGGCGCCCAGTGACCCTACCCAGGATTTTAAGACTCAAGT AGCAAAGCTGGGTTATGGCCTTCTTTCTGGAGAGTACTGTAAGCCGGCCCCTGACCCCGGGGATGACCCCAGTACCTCCACTGAACCCAGG GGAGACCAGGTTGGCATAGCACCTCGCATGTTCAAAGCTCTGGTGGGACGAGGCCACCCTGAGTTCTCTACCAATCGGCAACAGGATGCGCAGGAGTTTCTTCTTCACTTTATAAATATGGTGGAG AGGAACTGTCGTTCAGGCATGAATCCCTCAGAAGCTTTCCGCTTCCTAGTGGAGGAGAAGATCGTATGCCAGCAGTCACAAAAGGCCAAATATACCCAGCGAGTGGACTACATGGTCCAGCTGCCTGTTCCCATGGACCAGGCAACTAATATGG AGGAGCTACAAGAAGCAGAGCGTTGCAGAGAGGAGGCGGAGTCATCTGGAGCCCCTCCCCCTGCCGCACCACGTGCTCAGATCCCATTTGCTGTCTGTTTGGCTGCTCTTAGCGAACCGGAAACTCTCACAGATTTCTGGAGCTCTGCAGTACAAGCCAAAACCACTGCcacaaa GATCACTCGCTTTGCTTCATTTCCTGACCATCTTGTCATCCAAATTAAGAAATTCACCTTTGGCCTGGATTGGGTTCCTAAAAAACTAg ATGTGAGCATTGACGTTCCTGACACACTGGATCTGAGCTCGCTCCGTGCTATGGGACAGCAGCCAGGGGAGGAGCTTCTGCCAGAGGTGGCTCCACCTCCTCTCATGACCCCTGATGTGGAGGTTAAAGGTATCCTGGGTTCCCACGGCAACGAGGAGGACGACTCCCTCTACTCCCCACTGCTGT CTCCAGTGTTGGATGACTCCACAGTGTCTCAGCTGTGTGAGATGGGTTTTCCTCTGGAGGCCTGCAGGAAGGCTGTGTACTACACAGGCAACACTGGCATCGATGCTGCTATGAACTGGGTGATGGGACACATGGAAGACCCTG ATTTCTCGGCACCTTTAGTGTATCCTGGATCAAGTTCTGCTCCTGGCACCACTCCCACAGAGAGTCTACCTGAGGAGCATCTAGCAACTATTATTTCTATGGGATTCAGCCGAGACCATGCCACTCGCGCTCTCAGAGCTACG aataatgttctgGAGCGAGCCGTGGACTGGATCTTCTCTCATCTGGATGATCTGGAGTCCATGGATGTGTCTGAGGGTGGACGCTCAGAAGGAGGAAGTGAAGCCAGTCGGGAACCTCCTCCAGGACCGCGTGTCCGTGACGGACCAGGAA AGTATGAGCTTTTTGCGTTCATCAGTCACATGGGAACGAGCACAATGTGTGGTCATTATGTCTGCCACATCAAGAAGG
- the usp5 gene encoding ubiquitin carboxyl-terminal hydrolase 5 isoform X2: MTEVSEILMSVLSTIRVPRPGDRVHKDECAFSFSSPESEGGLYVCMNSFLGFGSKYVERHYAKTGQRAYLHITRTLKTQKEDENNSGSGDPPKKKPTRLAIGIEGGFDVEQEQYEEEVKVVLFPDQQEVTSEDLASMPDVVRERVSLSMAGLQAADSVSHTLQVQQWDGEVRQESKHAADLKQLDNGVKIPPSGWKCEVCDLQENLWMNLTDGKIFCGRRYFDGSGGNNHALLYYQQSGYPLAVKLGTITPDGADVYSYDEDDMVLDPKLPEHLSHFGIDMMTMEKTERTMTELEIAVNQRVGEWEVIQESGTTLRPLWGPGLTGMKNLGNSCYLNSVMQVLFTIPDFQTKYVSNIEKIFNEAPSDPTQDFKTQVAKLGYGLLSGEYCKPAPDPGDDPSTSTEPRGDQVGIAPRMFKALVGRGHPEFSTNRQQDAQEFLLHFINMVERNCRSGMNPSEAFRFLVEEKIVCQQSQKAKYTQRVDYMVQLPVPMDQATNMEELQEAERCREEAESSGAPPPAAPRAQIPFAVCLAALSEPETLTDFWSSAVQAKTTATKITRFASFPDHLVIQIKKFTFGLDWVPKKLDVSIDVPDTLDLSSLRAMGQQPGEELLPEVAPPPLMTPDVEVKAPVLDDSTVSQLCEMGFPLEACRKAVYYTGNTGIDAAMNWVMGHMEDPDFSAPLVYPGSSSAPGTTPTESLPEEHLATIISMGFSRDHATRALRATNNVLERAVDWIFSHLDDLESMDVSEGGRSEGGSEASREPPPGPRVRDGPGKYELFAFISHMGTSTMCGHYVCHIKKDQQWVIFNDQKVCASEKPPKDLGYLYFYRRVVE, translated from the exons ATGACGGAGGTTAGCGAGATATTGATGTCGGTTCTGTCTACGATTCGGGTTCCGAGGCCCGGAGATCGTGTTCACAAAGACGAGTGCGCCTTCTCATTCTCCAGCCCG GAGAGTGAGGGAGGCTTGTATGTCTGCATGAACAGCTTTCTCGGCTTTGGAAGCAAGTATGTCGAAAGGCACTACGCCAAAACCGGTCAGAGAGCTTACCTGCACATCACCCGGACCCTGAAAACACAG AAGGAGGATGAAAACAATTCTGGATCAGGTGACCCTCCGAAAAAGAAGCCCACAAGACTAGCCATTG GGATCGAGGGAGGGTTTGATGTTGAGCAGGAGCAGTATGAGGAAGAGGTCAAGGTGGTTCTGTTCCCAGaccaacaggaagtgacatcagaaGATCTAGCCTCCATGCCAGATGTTGTTCGGGAACGG GTGTCTCTGTCGATGGCGGGGCTGCAGGCAGCAGACTCAGTGTCCCACACTTTGCAGGTGCAGCAGTGGGACGGAGAAGTGCGACAGGAGTCAAAACACGCAGCTGACCTTAAACAACTCGACAATGGGGTCAAAATCCCTCCGAG tggcTGGAAGTGTGAGGTCTGTGACCTACAGGAAAACCTGTGGATGAATCTGACAGACGGAAAGATTTTTTGTGGGCGGAGATATTTTGATGGCTCAGGGGGGAATAACCATGCCCTCCTGTACTACCAGCAGAGTGGATACCCATTGGCTGTCAAACTCGGCACAATAACACCTGACGGAGCAG ATGTCTATTCATATGACGAAGATGATATGGTTTTAGACCCTAAGCTTCCAGAACACCTTTCTCACTTTGGCATTGATATGATGACTATGGAAAAG ACGGAGAGAACCATGACTGAGCTGGAGATCGCAGTGAACCAGCGTGTGGGAGAGTGGGAGGTGATTCAGGAGTCAGGTACCACTCTGAGGCCCCTGTGGGGCCCGGGGCTCACCGGGATGAAGAACCTGGGAAACAGCTGCTACCTCAACTCCGTCATGCAAGTGCTCTTCACCATCCCAGACTTCCAGACCAA ATACGTTTCCAACATTGAAAAGATCTTTAATGAGGCGCCCAGTGACCCTACCCAGGATTTTAAGACTCAAGT AGCAAAGCTGGGTTATGGCCTTCTTTCTGGAGAGTACTGTAAGCCGGCCCCTGACCCCGGGGATGACCCCAGTACCTCCACTGAACCCAGG GGAGACCAGGTTGGCATAGCACCTCGCATGTTCAAAGCTCTGGTGGGACGAGGCCACCCTGAGTTCTCTACCAATCGGCAACAGGATGCGCAGGAGTTTCTTCTTCACTTTATAAATATGGTGGAG AGGAACTGTCGTTCAGGCATGAATCCCTCAGAAGCTTTCCGCTTCCTAGTGGAGGAGAAGATCGTATGCCAGCAGTCACAAAAGGCCAAATATACCCAGCGAGTGGACTACATGGTCCAGCTGCCTGTTCCCATGGACCAGGCAACTAATATGG AGGAGCTACAAGAAGCAGAGCGTTGCAGAGAGGAGGCGGAGTCATCTGGAGCCCCTCCCCCTGCCGCACCACGTGCTCAGATCCCATTTGCTGTCTGTTTGGCTGCTCTTAGCGAACCGGAAACTCTCACAGATTTCTGGAGCTCTGCAGTACAAGCCAAAACCACTGCcacaaa GATCACTCGCTTTGCTTCATTTCCTGACCATCTTGTCATCCAAATTAAGAAATTCACCTTTGGCCTGGATTGGGTTCCTAAAAAACTAg ATGTGAGCATTGACGTTCCTGACACACTGGATCTGAGCTCGCTCCGTGCTATGGGACAGCAGCCAGGGGAGGAGCTTCTGCCAGAGGTGGCTCCACCTCCTCTCATGACCCCTGATGTGGAGGTTAAAG CTCCAGTGTTGGATGACTCCACAGTGTCTCAGCTGTGTGAGATGGGTTTTCCTCTGGAGGCCTGCAGGAAGGCTGTGTACTACACAGGCAACACTGGCATCGATGCTGCTATGAACTGGGTGATGGGACACATGGAAGACCCTG ATTTCTCGGCACCTTTAGTGTATCCTGGATCAAGTTCTGCTCCTGGCACCACTCCCACAGAGAGTCTACCTGAGGAGCATCTAGCAACTATTATTTCTATGGGATTCAGCCGAGACCATGCCACTCGCGCTCTCAGAGCTACG aataatgttctgGAGCGAGCCGTGGACTGGATCTTCTCTCATCTGGATGATCTGGAGTCCATGGATGTGTCTGAGGGTGGACGCTCAGAAGGAGGAAGTGAAGCCAGTCGGGAACCTCCTCCAGGACCGCGTGTCCGTGACGGACCAGGAA AGTATGAGCTTTTTGCGTTCATCAGTCACATGGGAACGAGCACAATGTGTGGTCATTATGTCTGCCACATCAAGAAGG